One window of the Klebsiella sp. WP3-W18-ESBL-02 genome contains the following:
- the zapG gene encoding Z-ring associated protein ZapG yields the protein MTWEYALIGLVVGIIIGAVAMRFGNRKLRQQQALQYELEKNKAELEEYREELVSHFARSAELLDNMADDYRQIYQHMAKSSSNLLPGMSAEANPFRNRLAESEAGNDQAPVQMPRDYSEGASGLLRSGAKRD from the coding sequence ATGACCTGGGAATACGCGCTAATTGGGTTAGTTGTCGGTATCATCATCGGTGCCGTGGCCATGCGTTTTGGTAATCGCAAACTACGCCAGCAGCAGGCGCTGCAATACGAGCTCGAAAAAAACAAAGCCGAGCTGGAAGAGTATCGCGAAGAGCTGGTCAGCCATTTTGCCCGCAGCGCCGAGCTGCTGGATAACATGGCCGATGATTACCGCCAGATTTACCAGCACATGGCGAAAAGCTCCAGCAACCTGCTGCCGGGCATGTCAGCGGAAGCCAACCCGTTCCGCAACCGTCTCGCGGAATCCGAAGCCGGTAACGATCAGGCGCCGGTGCAGATGCCGCGCGACTATTCAGAGGGCGCATCCGGCCTGCTGCGCAGCGGTGCCAAACGCGATTAA